A single Paenibacillus kribbensis DNA region contains:
- a CDS encoding PLP-dependent cysteine synthase family protein, whose protein sequence is MNVYRNTLELIGRTPLVELNSYSLPRGIRLFAKLEFMNPGGSVKDRVGKALIEKALKTGQLKPGGTLIEATAGNAGIGLAMAALHYNISVIFAVPEKFSQEKQDLMRALGARIVHTPTSAGMKGAIEKTKELAAEIKDAYLPRQFSNPDNPEAYYTTMGPEIWNDLDGKVDVFVAGAGSGGTFMGTSRYLKEQNAAIKTVIVEPEGSILNGGESGPHKTEGIGMELIPEFMDKGYFNAIHTISDVDAFNRVKELAEREGILVGSSSGSALHAALLEAESAPDGAHIVTIFPDSSERYLSKKIYEGGI, encoded by the coding sequence ATGAATGTATATCGCAACACCCTTGAATTAATCGGACGCACGCCATTAGTGGAGTTGAACAGCTATTCTCTTCCGAGGGGAATTCGTCTGTTTGCCAAGCTGGAGTTTATGAATCCGGGCGGTAGTGTGAAGGATCGGGTGGGTAAGGCTCTTATTGAAAAAGCATTGAAGACAGGTCAGCTGAAGCCAGGCGGGACTTTAATTGAAGCAACAGCAGGCAACGCAGGCATCGGCCTGGCTATGGCGGCGCTTCATTATAACATTTCGGTTATTTTTGCTGTGCCTGAAAAGTTCAGCCAAGAGAAACAGGATCTGATGAGGGCGCTGGGTGCGCGTATCGTTCATACTCCGACAAGTGCGGGGATGAAAGGGGCCATCGAGAAAACGAAGGAATTGGCTGCGGAAATCAAAGATGCATACTTGCCACGTCAATTCAGCAACCCGGATAATCCAGAGGCATATTATACGACAATGGGCCCTGAAATTTGGAACGATCTGGACGGTAAAGTGGACGTATTTGTGGCAGGAGCAGGCTCGGGGGGCACATTTATGGGAACCTCGCGTTATCTTAAGGAGCAAAATGCAGCTATTAAAACGGTCATTGTGGAGCCGGAAGGGTCCATTTTGAATGGCGGCGAGTCAGGTCCGCATAAAACGGAAGGAATCGGCATGGAATTGATCCCCGAGTTTATGGATAAAGGGTATTTTAATGCCATTCATACCATTAGCGACGTGGACGCATTCAACCGGGTCAAGGAACTGGCGGAGCGTGAAGGGATTCTCGTCGGCAGTTCCTCCGGTTCAGCCCTGCATGCTGCTTTACTGGAAGCAGAGAGCGCACCGGATGGTGCACATATCGTTACCATTTTCCCGGATAGCAGCGAACGTTATCTGAGCAAAAAAATATATGAAGGCGGGATATAA
- the alsK gene encoding allose kinase, with translation MDSNERIQGGYTIGIDIGGTNFRIGLLSEMGELRHFHIESSRLLYAEGEPQDNLRNYITSYIQKHPEAEIKGIGIGFPSVVSKDKKTVYSTPNIEGFNQVNVVDPLESALAIPVYLDNDVNFLLLTEIVAHKLERRGIVVGFYLGTGFGNSIYYEDHFIAGKHGSAAELGHVPVLGRQDLCSCGNPGCIEQYASGKRLRELHELHFAGTPFEDIFVKYGSHEIIQDFLEAVAVVIATEINILDPDYIVLGGGVLHMSGFPKKELEAKIYSHARKPFPAEGLNYIYAKDNQEAGVIGAGYRAWRGNSPALIK, from the coding sequence GGGGATACACCATCGGAATCGATATTGGCGGAACGAATTTTCGTATCGGACTATTGTCCGAGATGGGGGAGCTGCGCCATTTTCATATCGAGAGCAGCCGTTTGTTATATGCAGAAGGGGAGCCCCAGGATAATCTGCGGAACTATATTACTTCTTATATTCAAAAGCATCCGGAGGCAGAGATTAAGGGGATCGGCATCGGCTTTCCATCCGTGGTCAGCAAAGACAAGAAGACCGTATATTCGACGCCGAATATTGAAGGCTTCAATCAGGTGAATGTCGTTGATCCGCTGGAGTCGGCGCTGGCCATCCCTGTTTATCTGGATAATGATGTGAATTTTCTGCTGCTGACCGAGATCGTCGCGCACAAGCTGGAACGGCGAGGCATTGTAGTAGGCTTTTATCTTGGTACAGGCTTCGGCAACTCGATTTATTACGAGGATCACTTCATTGCCGGCAAGCATGGATCGGCAGCAGAGCTGGGACATGTTCCTGTGCTGGGGCGGCAGGATTTGTGCAGCTGCGGCAATCCGGGCTGCATAGAGCAGTATGCCTCGGGCAAGCGGCTGCGCGAGCTGCATGAGCTTCATTTTGCCGGAACTCCGTTTGAGGATATTTTCGTGAAGTATGGAAGCCATGAGATTATCCAGGATTTTCTCGAAGCGGTGGCGGTGGTGATAGCCACAGAAATCAATATACTGGACCCGGATTACATTGTGTTGGGCGGCGGCGTACTGCATATGTCGGGATTTCCGAAAAAAGAGCTTGAGGCGAAAATATACAGCCACGCCCGCAAGCCCTTTCCCGCTGAGGGACTGAACTATATTTATGCTAAGGACAACCAGGAGGCCGGAGTCATCGGCGCCGGTTACCGCGCCTGGCGGGGGAATTCCCCGGCGCTTATAAAGTGA